One window of the Rhodospirillales bacterium RIFCSPLOWO2_02_FULL_58_16 genome contains the following:
- a CDS encoding ribonucleoside-diphosphate reductase, adenosylcobalamin-dependent, which translates to MTEVASISQRIWDMKYRLKTADSQPVDKTIAETWRRVAKALAENEKDPALWEQRFFEAMEDFRFLPAGRILSGAGSRRNVTLFNCFVMGDIADNMAGIFDSLKEAALTMQQGGGIGYDFSTLRPKGSAVKGVGADSSGPLSFMDVWDAMCRTIMSAGSRRGAMMAVMRCDHPDIESFIEAKKEPGRLRMFNLSVLVTDALMKAIKEDADWELSFDGTTYKSLKARELWDKIMRATYAYAEPGVIFIDRINRLNPLNYCETIHATNPCGEQPLPPYGACLLGSINLARLVSEPFTDNARLDGQALEELVAVAVRMMDNVIDISRFPLPQQEHEAKSKRRIGLGVTGLADALIMCRARYGGNEAVRLTRTWMAAIRRASYLASAGLAAEKGPFPLYDAGKYLGSEAVRGLDADVRSAIADNGVRNALLTSVAPTGTISLLADNVSSGLEPVFSFIYSRSVAMPDGSRREEEVSDYAYRLFRRAFGEKMPLPDYFIDAQGLSPNDHLVMQAAVQMYVDSSISKTINVPENIDFEDFKDIYAQAYELGCKGCTTYRPNDVTGSVLQIKKKTKDDDQPELPLMSPKPAGGKAKAADGGGAEIHHMFRPLDRPEALPGATYKVQWPESEHSIYITLNDLIDDNARRRPFEVFINSKNMEHYAWTVALTRMISAVFRRGGDVSFVVEELKAVFDPRGGHWVGGKYVPSLLAAIGGVIEQHMINIGFMAAPGVLDENDSVRKPQVAAMAASPYAKGGGSGHAAASAVDARFRSCPKCALPALIRQEGCDTCTSCGYSKCS; encoded by the coding sequence ATGACCGAGGTTGCCTCCATTTCACAGCGTATCTGGGACATGAAATACCGTCTCAAGACCGCCGATTCCCAGCCTGTAGATAAAACCATTGCCGAGACCTGGCGCCGGGTGGCTAAGGCCTTGGCGGAAAACGAGAAGGACCCCGCCCTCTGGGAGCAACGCTTCTTCGAGGCGATGGAGGATTTTCGCTTCCTGCCCGCCGGGCGCATCCTTTCCGGCGCCGGATCGCGGCGCAACGTGACCCTGTTCAACTGCTTCGTCATGGGGGATATCGCCGACAACATGGCGGGAATATTCGACAGCCTCAAGGAAGCGGCTCTGACCATGCAGCAGGGCGGCGGCATCGGCTACGACTTCTCCACCCTCAGGCCCAAGGGATCGGCGGTAAAGGGAGTCGGTGCCGACTCCTCGGGGCCGCTGTCATTCATGGACGTATGGGACGCCATGTGCCGCACCATCATGAGCGCAGGCTCACGGCGGGGCGCGATGATGGCGGTGATGCGCTGCGATCATCCGGATATCGAATCCTTCATCGAGGCCAAGAAGGAACCGGGGCGGCTTCGCATGTTCAACCTTTCGGTGCTGGTCACCGACGCCTTGATGAAAGCGATCAAGGAAGACGCCGACTGGGAGCTGTCCTTCGACGGAACCACTTATAAAAGCCTCAAGGCGCGTGAACTGTGGGACAAGATCATGCGCGCCACCTATGCCTATGCCGAGCCGGGCGTCATCTTCATCGACCGCATCAACCGCCTGAACCCCCTGAATTATTGCGAAACCATCCACGCCACCAATCCTTGTGGCGAACAGCCTCTGCCGCCCTACGGCGCCTGCCTGCTCGGCTCCATCAATCTGGCGCGGCTGGTCAGCGAACCGTTTACCGACAATGCCCGCCTCGACGGGCAAGCGCTTGAGGAACTGGTGGCGGTCGCCGTAAGGATGATGGACAACGTCATCGACATCTCGCGCTTCCCCCTGCCCCAACAGGAACATGAGGCCAAGTCCAAACGCCGCATCGGCCTCGGCGTGACCGGGCTGGCCGACGCCCTGATCATGTGCCGGGCGCGTTACGGCGGCAACGAGGCGGTGCGCCTGACCAGGACATGGATGGCGGCGATCCGTCGCGCCTCCTATCTGGCTTCCGCCGGGCTGGCGGCGGAGAAGGGTCCGTTCCCCTTGTATGACGCCGGCAAATACCTCGGCTCCGAGGCCGTGCGCGGCCTGGACGCCGACGTGCGTTCGGCCATCGCCGACAACGGCGTCCGCAACGCCCTGCTGACCTCGGTGGCGCCGACCGGAACCATCTCGTTGCTGGCCGATAATGTCTCTTCGGGGCTGGAGCCTGTGTTCAGCTTTATCTATTCCCGCAGCGTCGCCATGCCTGACGGCTCCCGGCGCGAAGAGGAAGTGAGCGACTACGCCTACCGCCTGTTCCGCCGCGCCTTCGGCGAAAAAATGCCGTTGCCGGACTACTTCATCGACGCCCAGGGCCTTAGCCCCAACGATCATCTGGTGATGCAGGCCGCCGTTCAAATGTATGTGGACAGCTCCATCTCCAAGACCATCAACGTGCCGGAAAATATTGATTTCGAGGACTTCAAGGATATTTACGCCCAGGCCTATGAACTCGGCTGCAAGGGCTGCACCACCTATCGGCCCAATGACGTGACCGGCTCCGTATTGCAGATCAAAAAGAAGACCAAAGACGACGACCAGCCGGAACTGCCGTTGATGTCTCCCAAACCGGCCGGCGGCAAGGCGAAGGCTGCGGACGGCGGCGGCGCCGAAATCCATCATATGTTCCGGCCCCTTGACCGGCCGGAAGCGCTGCCCGGAGCCACCTATAAGGTGCAATGGCCGGAAAGCGAGCATTCCATCTATATCACCCTGAACGACTTGATCGACGACAACGCCCGCCGCCGGCCTTTCGAGGTGTTCATCAACTCCAAGAACATGGAGCACTATGCCTGGACGGTGGCGCTGACCCGCATGATCTCCGCCGTCTTCCGCCGTGGCGGCGACGTCTCCTTCGTCGTCGAGGAGTTGAAAGCGGTGTTTGACCCGCGCGGCGGACACTGGGTCGGCGGCAAGTATGTCCCCTCGTTGCTGGCCGCCATCGGCGGCGTCATCGAGCAGCACATGATCAACATCGGGTTCATGGCGGCGCCCGGCGTCTTGGACGAGAACGATTCCGTACGGAAACCCCAGGTGGCGGCCATGGCCGCCTCCCCTTACGCCAAGGGCGGCGGATCAGGCCACGCGGCGGCGTCTGCCGTTGACGCCCGCTTCCGCTCCTGCCCCAAATGCGCCCTCCCCGCCCTCATCCGCCAGGAAGGATGCGATACATGCACAAGCTGCGGCTATTCCAAATGCAGTTGA
- a CDS encoding preprotein translocase subunit SecA, translating to MLGAIARRLFGSANERYLKGLYKYVDAINALEPELASLSDEEVAARTPMLRERLKNGEKLDDLLVEAFAVVREAAKRTLGQRHFDVQLIGGIVLHRGMIAEMKTGEGKTLVATLAVYLNALSGEGVHVVTVNDYLARRDAEWMGQIYKFLGLTVGCIIHGLNDDQRREAYAADVTYGTNNELGFDYLRDNMKFTLGAMVQRPFNFSIVDEVDSILVDEARTPLIISGATEDTSELYIALNKIIPKLSDDDFEKDEKVRAVTFTENGTENLERLLREAELLREGSMYDIANVSLVHHANQALRAHKLFARDTDYIVKDDKVIIIDEFTGRMMEGRRYSEGLHQALEAKENVTVENENQTLASITFQNYFRLYPKLAGMTGTAMTEAGEFMEIYRLDVIEMPTNLTCVRVDHNDNVYRTAAEKNHAIIDLIEECRERHQPTLVGTVSIEKSELLSAMLKKRKIAHNVLNARYHAQEAEIIAQAGVPGAVTIATNMAGRGTDIQLGGNLDMRVKQELSAVEDKDKRLKAIEKIKAEISENKKKVTDAGGLFIIGTERHESRRIDNQLRGRSGRQGDPGASAFFLSLEDDLMRIFGSERIDGMLQKLGLEENEAIVHPWVNKALEKAQQKVEARNFEIRKNLLKYDDVMNDQRKVIYEQRKELMNAEDVAEDVTGMRRQVIEDMVTRCIPEKAYAEQWNTSALHEEALRVLRLDLPIGEWAKEEGIADAEILARLNEAADQAMAKKAADYGPDTLRSVEKSLLLQLLDQGWKDHLLTLDHLRQGINLRAYAQKDPLNEYKREAFNLFEEMLNGLRERVTQVLSHVEIRYAGDEDQLYLRPQQDIHEGREDPALRHGGEEDSGERSPSVTVHSRQASGAVNPGDPSTWGRVARNQTCPCCSGKKYKHCHGKAA from the coding sequence ATGCTCGGCGCTATCGCCCGGCGTTTGTTCGGCTCCGCCAACGAGCGCTATCTCAAAGGTCTTTACAAGTACGTCGATGCGATCAATGCGCTCGAACCGGAACTTGCATCCCTGAGCGACGAGGAAGTCGCGGCGCGCACCCCCATGCTCAGAGAACGCCTGAAAAACGGCGAAAAATTGGACGACCTGCTGGTCGAAGCCTTCGCCGTTGTGCGCGAAGCCGCCAAGCGCACCCTCGGGCAGCGTCATTTTGACGTCCAGCTTATCGGCGGCATCGTCCTACACAGGGGCATGATCGCCGAGATGAAAACCGGCGAAGGCAAAACCCTGGTGGCGACGCTGGCCGTTTATCTCAACGCCCTGTCCGGCGAAGGCGTGCATGTAGTCACCGTCAACGACTATCTGGCCCGGCGCGACGCCGAATGGATGGGGCAGATATACAAGTTCCTGGGGCTGACGGTCGGCTGCATCATTCACGGCCTTAACGACGACCAGCGCCGCGAGGCCTATGCCGCCGACGTCACCTACGGCACCAACAATGAACTCGGCTTTGACTATCTGCGCGACAACATGAAGTTCACCCTCGGCGCCATGGTCCAGCGACCGTTCAACTTCTCCATCGTCGATGAGGTCGACTCCATACTCGTTGATGAGGCGCGCACGCCGCTGATCATTTCCGGCGCCACCGAGGACACGTCGGAACTCTACATCGCGCTGAACAAGATCATCCCCAAGCTGTCTGACGATGATTTCGAGAAGGATGAAAAAGTACGCGCCGTCACCTTCACCGAAAACGGCACTGAGAACCTTGAAAGACTGCTCCGCGAAGCCGAACTGCTCCGCGAAGGCTCCATGTACGACATCGCCAACGTCTCGCTGGTTCATCACGCCAATCAGGCGTTGCGCGCCCACAAGCTGTTCGCGCGCGACACCGACTATATCGTCAAGGACGACAAGGTGATAATCATCGACGAGTTCACCGGGCGCATGATGGAGGGAAGACGCTATTCCGAGGGTCTGCATCAGGCGCTGGAGGCCAAAGAGAATGTAACCGTCGAGAACGAGAACCAGACGCTGGCCTCGATCACCTTCCAGAACTACTTCCGGCTTTACCCCAAGCTTGCCGGGATGACCGGCACCGCCATGACCGAGGCCGGCGAATTTATGGAAATCTATCGCCTGGACGTGATCGAAATGCCCACCAACCTGACCTGTGTGCGCGTCGATCATAACGACAACGTCTACCGCACCGCCGCCGAAAAGAACCACGCCATCATTGACCTGATCGAGGAATGCCGGGAACGCCATCAGCCGACCCTGGTCGGCACCGTCAGCATCGAGAAATCCGAATTGCTCTCCGCCATGCTGAAGAAACGCAAGATTGCCCACAATGTGCTGAACGCCCGCTACCACGCGCAAGAAGCCGAGATCATTGCCCAGGCCGGCGTGCCGGGGGCGGTGACAATCGCCACCAACATGGCCGGCCGAGGAACCGATATTCAGCTCGGCGGCAACCTCGATATGCGCGTCAAGCAGGAATTATCCGCTGTTGAAGACAAGGACAAGCGCCTCAAGGCAATCGAAAAAATCAAGGCCGAGATCAGTGAAAATAAAAAAAAGGTGACCGACGCCGGAGGCCTGTTCATCATCGGCACCGAGCGCCACGAAAGCCGCCGCATCGATAACCAGTTGCGCGGTCGCTCCGGTCGCCAGGGCGACCCCGGCGCCTCGGCCTTTTTCCTGTCTCTGGAAGATGATCTGATGCGCATCTTCGGCTCGGAACGCATCGACGGCATGCTTCAAAAGCTGGGCCTCGAAGAAAATGAGGCCATAGTCCATCCCTGGGTCAACAAGGCCCTGGAAAAGGCCCAGCAGAAAGTCGAGGCCCGCAACTTCGAAATCCGCAAGAACCTGCTTAAGTACGACGACGTCATGAATGACCAGCGCAAGGTCATCTACGAACAACGCAAGGAACTGATGAACGCCGAGGACGTCGCTGAGGACGTCACCGGAATGCGCCGCCAGGTCATCGAAGACATGGTCACCCGCTGCATTCCCGAAAAAGCCTATGCCGAGCAATGGAATACGTCGGCCCTTCACGAGGAGGCGCTGAGGGTTCTGCGCCTTGACCTGCCCATCGGGGAATGGGCCAAGGAAGAGGGAATCGCCGACGCCGAAATCCTTGCTCGCCTGAACGAGGCGGCGGATCAGGCAATGGCCAAGAAGGCCGCCGACTACGGCCCTGACACCCTGCGTTCGGTGGAGAAAAGTCTGTTGCTGCAACTGCTGGATCAGGGGTGGAAAGACCACCTGCTGACCCTCGACCACCTGCGCCAGGGCATCAACCTTCGCGCCTACGCCCAAAAGGATCCGCTGAACGAATACAAGCGCGAGGCTTTCAATCTGTTCGAGGAGATGCTGAACGGCCTGCGCGAGCGGGTGACCCAGGTGTTGAGCCACGTCGAAATCCGATATGCCGGCGACGAGGACCAGTTGTACCTGCGCCCGCAACAGGACATCCATGAAGGCCGCGAAGACCCGGCCTTACGGCATGGCGGGGAAGAAGATTCGGGGGAGCGTTCGCCGTCCGTCACCGTCCACTCCCGTCAGGCGTCGGGCGCCGTCAATCCGGGCGATCCCTCCACCTGGGGCCGCGTGGCGAGAAACCAGACCTGTCCTTGCTGCTCGGGCAAAAAATACAAGCACTGTCACGGCAAAGCAGCATAA
- a CDS encoding cyclic nucleotide-binding protein, with product MNNPAKIRKIRVADGIFWVEAPDADLYIQCGCPADSVKHMMKRGLIIPVETSGVAYETGPNALLLSDVMLQGGDFANLGEFPVLQMLYRQGMILPGHPKNTGIKPMIIGLREQVNSQLQYIYRGNYGLISEEEIIETGVDPERAREMMRLKLKFAFGKILNPRDLLDTRIVGAEDVEIRNGVFIRRLGLNVFEFEYEGEKVAVDLNLDASESYDSPYPLGFHRVQKDYFSVIHSGQGDGWDINRPSMSSLLMFQGKVYLIDAGPNIMFSLVALGIGINEIEGIFHTHSHDDHFAGLTSLMRTDRRIKYYAAPMVRASVAKKLAALMSIEEDSLEHYFDIHDINPDAWNPVDGLEVLPIYSPHPVETTILIFRAQGGEGSKTYAHFADIVSLGVLEGMITESEEEPGLSRDLFDKIKMDYLMAADLKKIDIGGGLIHGDAEDFREDRSKKIVLSHTSLKLTAKQKEVGSGAPFGTVDVLIESHQDHSFREAYGFLRAYFPDIPDHQIKVLLNSPVVTFNPETILVKKGEVNKSIYLLLTGNVEVIRADISAYSVLSAGALVGELPGLLGMPMPDTFRAASFVKALKIKCSLYLEFVQRNNLFDEIQMLQQNREFMQKTGLFGESISYPTQNMIAKAMKVEHFAKGGEVGKDRASLYVIKSGVVERTIGHDVLETMTKGDFFGEELSVFDTPGIYSLRVAEPSDIFIIPSKIIKDLPVVRWRLFEAFERRIRMVTDADGARESKFLWRDEYAINVQEMDKHHRKMFEMADHLSQSVKDGSNRSVIEDALKFLIGYTKLHFESEESLMARYGYPATESHTVKHERLIKKVDEMKGHLWDSNNGVNNEFIEFLKDWIISHILTEDVKYAVFLNNKGVY from the coding sequence ATGAATAATCCTGCAAAAATAAGAAAAATCCGCGTCGCCGACGGCATCTTCTGGGTGGAAGCGCCCGACGCCGACCTTTACATCCAGTGCGGATGTCCGGCGGACAGCGTCAAGCACATGATGAAGCGGGGATTGATCATCCCGGTCGAGACGAGCGGCGTCGCCTATGAGACCGGCCCCAACGCCCTCCTGCTTTCCGATGTGATGCTGCAAGGGGGAGACTTTGCCAATCTGGGCGAGTTCCCGGTTCTTCAGATGCTCTACAGGCAGGGGATGATCCTGCCCGGTCATCCCAAAAACACCGGGATCAAGCCCATGATCATCGGCCTCAGGGAGCAGGTTAATTCCCAGCTTCAGTACATCTATCGCGGCAATTACGGGCTGATCTCCGAAGAGGAAATCATCGAGACCGGCGTCGATCCCGAAAGAGCGAGGGAGATGATGCGCCTCAAGCTCAAATTCGCCTTCGGAAAAATTCTTAATCCCAGGGACCTTCTGGATACCAGGATCGTCGGCGCGGAAGACGTTGAAATCAGGAACGGCGTTTTTATCAGGCGCCTCGGCCTGAATGTCTTTGAGTTTGAATATGAGGGCGAGAAGGTTGCCGTTGATCTCAACCTGGATGCTTCGGAAAGTTATGACTCGCCGTACCCCCTGGGATTTCATCGGGTGCAGAAGGACTATTTTTCCGTCATCCACTCAGGGCAGGGCGACGGCTGGGATATCAACCGCCCTTCCATGTCCAGCCTGCTGATGTTCCAGGGAAAGGTCTACCTTATTGACGCCGGCCCCAACATCATGTTCAGCCTTGTGGCGCTGGGGATCGGCATCAACGAGATCGAGGGCATTTTTCACACCCATTCCCATGACGACCATTTCGCCGGCCTCACCAGCCTTATGCGCACCGACCGCCGGATAAAGTACTACGCCGCGCCGATGGTGCGCGCCTCGGTGGCCAAGAAGCTGGCGGCGTTGATGTCCATCGAAGAGGACAGTCTGGAGCATTATTTCGATATCCATGACATCAATCCCGACGCCTGGAATCCCGTAGACGGACTGGAAGTGCTGCCGATCTATTCTCCTCACCCGGTGGAGACCACCATCCTGATTTTCCGCGCCCAAGGCGGCGAAGGAAGCAAGACCTACGCTCACTTCGCCGATATCGTCTCCCTCGGCGTGCTTGAAGGCATGATTACCGAATCAGAGGAAGAACCCGGCCTTTCCCGCGACCTGTTCGACAAAATAAAGATGGACTATCTGATGGCGGCCGATTTGAAGAAAATAGATATCGGCGGCGGACTGATCCACGGCGATGCCGAAGATTTCAGGGAAGACCGTTCAAAAAAGATCGTTTTGTCCCACACTTCCCTGAAATTAACCGCCAAGCAAAAGGAGGTCGGCTCCGGCGCCCCTTTCGGCACGGTGGACGTCCTTATCGAGAGCCACCAGGATCATTCCTTCCGGGAAGCCTACGGCTTCCTGAGAGCATATTTCCCGGATATCCCCGATCATCAGATAAAGGTTCTGCTTAACAGTCCGGTGGTTACCTTCAATCCCGAGACCATCCTTGTTAAAAAGGGGGAAGTCAACAAGTCCATTTATCTGTTGTTGACCGGCAATGTGGAGGTGATCCGCGCCGATATCAGCGCTTACAGCGTCCTGTCGGCGGGTGCCCTGGTCGGAGAATTGCCCGGCCTTCTCGGTATGCCGATGCCCGATACCTTCCGCGCCGCAAGCTTCGTCAAGGCCCTGAAGATAAAGTGTTCTCTTTATCTGGAGTTTGTACAGCGCAATAACCTGTTTGACGAAATCCAGATGTTGCAGCAGAACAGGGAATTCATGCAAAAGACCGGTCTGTTCGGCGAGTCCATCTCGTACCCCACCCAGAACATGATCGCCAAGGCGATGAAGGTTGAGCATTTCGCCAAAGGGGGGGAAGTGGGGAAAGACAGGGCGTCATTGTATGTGATTAAAAGCGGAGTGGTGGAACGGACTATCGGGCATGATGTTTTAGAGACAATGACGAAAGGCGATTTTTTCGGCGAGGAACTTTCCGTCTTCGACACGCCGGGCATCTACAGTCTGCGCGTTGCCGAGCCGAGCGATATCTTCATTATCCCGAGCAAGATCATCAAGGACCTTCCGGTGGTGCGCTGGAGGCTGTTTGAGGCTTTCGAGCGGCGCATACGAATGGTTACCGATGCGGACGGCGCCCGCGAGTCCAAATTCCTCTGGCGTGATGAATATGCCATCAATGTTCAGGAGATGGATAAACATCATCGCAAGATGTTCGAGATGGCGGATCATCTTTCCCAGTCTGTAAAAGATGGAAGTAACCGATCCGTCATTGAGGACGCGCTGAAATTCCTGATCGGATACACCAAGCTCCATTTCGAGTCCGAAGAGAGCCTGATGGCCCGCTACGGCTATCCGGCGACCGAATCGCATACCGTCAAGCATGAACGCCTCATTAAAAAAGTCGATGAAATGAAGGGTCATCTTTGGGATAGTAATAACGGCGTCAACAATGAATTTATTGAGTTTCTCAAGGACTGGATTATCAGCCATATTTTGACCGAGGACGTAAAATACGCAGTATTTCTCAACAATAAGGGGGTATACTGA
- a CDS encoding acetyl-CoA carboxylase carboxyltransferase subunit alpha has translation MHNFLDFEKPLAEIEGKIEELRHKVDGDLNIADEVTRLQAKADKLLGQTYAKLGAWQKTQVARHIDRPHTLDYIGALIEGFTPLAGDRAYAEDLAIVGGLGRFRGRSVAVIGHEKGADTQARVTHNFGMARPEGYRKAQRIMKLADRFSLPVITLIDTPGAYPGVDAEARGQAEAIARSIETCLSLKTPLISVIIGEGGSGGAIALAAANTVLMLEHSIYSVISPEGCASILWRDGDQAKNAAEALKLTAQDLLKLEVIDAIIPEPLGGAHRKPGETIAAVGDALEKALENLLGVEGGLLRARRREKFLAIGGKGIG, from the coding sequence ATGCATAATTTTCTGGACTTTGAAAAACCGTTAGCCGAGATCGAAGGCAAGATCGAGGAGCTGCGCCACAAGGTGGACGGCGACCTCAATATCGCCGACGAGGTGACCAGGCTTCAGGCCAAGGCCGACAAGCTGCTGGGGCAGACTTACGCCAAGCTCGGCGCCTGGCAGAAGACGCAGGTGGCGCGTCACATCGACCGGCCCCACACCCTGGATTACATCGGCGCCCTGATCGAAGGCTTTACGCCGCTGGCCGGCGACAGGGCCTACGCCGAAGACCTCGCCATCGTCGGCGGTCTGGGGCGGTTCAGGGGGCGCTCGGTGGCGGTCATCGGCCATGAGAAAGGGGCCGACACCCAGGCCCGCGTTACTCATAACTTCGGCATGGCGCGGCCTGAAGGCTACCGCAAGGCCCAGCGCATCATGAAGCTGGCCGACCGTTTCTCATTGCCGGTAATCACCTTGATCGATACGCCCGGCGCCTATCCCGGAGTCGACGCCGAGGCTCGCGGCCAGGCCGAGGCCATCGCCCGCTCCATCGAGACCTGCCTGTCCCTGAAGACGCCGCTGATCAGCGTTATCATCGGCGAGGGCGGTTCCGGCGGCGCTATCGCGCTGGCCGCCGCCAATACGGTGCTGATGCTGGAGCATTCCATCTATTCGGTGATTTCGCCGGAGGGGTGCGCCTCTATCCTGTGGCGCGACGGCGATCAGGCCAAGAACGCCGCCGAGGCGCTGAAGCTGACCGCCCAGGACCTGCTGAAACTGGAAGTCATCGACGCCATCATCCCCGAACCCCTGGGCGGCGCCCACCGCAAGCCCGGAGAAACCATCGCCGCCGTCGGCGACGCTCTGGAAAAGGCGCTGGAAAACCTCCTCGGCGTAGAAGGCGGCCTGCTGAGAGCGCGCCGCCGCGAGAAGTTTCTGGCAATCGGCGGCAAGGGCATAGGGTAA
- a CDS encoding asparaginyl/glutamyl-tRNA amidotransferase subunit C produces MSLDKSAVKTIAMLARIRTPDDELDHLADELSAIIGWVEQLAEVDTDGVEPMTGVCDITLPRRRDEVTDGGKLDQVLANAPEPEGDFFTAPKVIE; encoded by the coding sequence ATGTCTCTGGATAAATCCGCCGTCAAGACCATCGCCATGCTGGCGCGCATCAGGACGCCGGACGATGAACTGGACCATCTGGCCGATGAGTTGTCCGCCATCATCGGCTGGGTTGAACAACTGGCCGAAGTCGATACCGACGGCGTCGAGCCGATGACCGGCGTCTGTGATATAACCCTGCCCCGCCGCCGGGACGAGGTTACCGACGGCGGCAAGCTCGATCAGGTGCTGGCCAACGCCCCCGAACCTGAGGGCGACTTCTTCACCGCGCCCAAGGTGATCGAATAA
- the gatA gene encoding aspartyl/glutamyl-tRNA amidotransferase subunit A (allows the formation of correctly charged Asn-tRNA(Asn) or Gln-tRNA(Gln) through the transamidation of misacylated Asp-tRNA(Asn) or Glu-tRNA(Gln) in organisms which lack either or both of asparaginyl-tRNA or glutaminyl-tRNA synthetases; reaction takes place in the presence of glutamine and ATP through an activated phospho-Asp-tRNA(Asn) or phospho-Glu-tRNA), protein MTCLTGLTIAHARERLAEGDISSEELTRAHLEAMEARRDLNAYITETPELALERAKASDARRAEGKSLGAMDGIPIAVKDLFCTEGVLTTAASHILDGFVPTYESTVSANLRDAGAVMLGKTNLDEFAMGSSNETSYYGPVKNPWKGKDGKDLTPGGSSGGSAAAVAARLCLGAAGTDTGGSIRQPASFCGIVGMKPTYGRCSRWGTVAFASSLDQAGTLTRTVRDAALMLQAMAGHDPRDSTSSPLKMPDLEGALGGAVRGLRVGIPKEYRLDGMPREIEDLWQKGIQWMKEAGATTVDVSLPHTKYALPTYYIVAPAEASSNLARYDGVRYGLRVPGDSPDDMYQNTRGRGFGKEVRRRILIGTYVLSAGFYDAYYAKAQKLRTLIAGDFSRAFTQADVLLTPTAPSEAFPLGDKTDDPIAMYLNDVFTVPASLAGLPGISVPAGLGGGG, encoded by the coding sequence ATGACCTGCCTCACCGGCCTCACCATCGCCCATGCCCGCGAGCGTCTGGCCGAAGGCGATATCTCCTCCGAAGAACTGACCCGCGCCCATCTGGAGGCGATGGAGGCCCGCCGCGATCTCAACGCCTACATCACCGAGACGCCGGAGTTGGCGCTGGAGCGGGCCAAGGCGTCCGATGCGCGCCGCGCCGAGGGCAAAAGCCTGGGAGCCATGGACGGCATTCCGATAGCCGTCAAGGACCTGTTCTGCACCGAAGGCGTACTGACCACCGCCGCTTCCCACATCCTCGACGGCTTTGTCCCCACCTATGAATCAACGGTCAGCGCCAATCTGCGCGACGCCGGCGCGGTGATGCTGGGCAAGACCAACCTGGACGAGTTCGCCATGGGATCGTCCAACGAAACCAGCTATTACGGCCCGGTCAAGAACCCGTGGAAGGGCAAGGACGGCAAGGATTTGACTCCGGGCGGCTCCTCAGGAGGCTCGGCGGCGGCGGTGGCGGCGCGCCTGTGCCTCGGCGCCGCCGGCACCGATACCGGCGGCTCGATCCGCCAGCCGGCGTCGTTCTGCGGCATCGTCGGCATGAAGCCGACCTATGGGCGATGCTCGCGCTGGGGAACGGTGGCCTTCGCCTCGTCCCTGGATCAGGCCGGGACGCTGACCCGCACCGTGAGAGACGCCGCCCTCATGCTGCAAGCCATGGCCGGACACGACCCCAGGGACTCAACATCGTCGCCGCTGAAAATGCCCGACCTGGAAGGGGCGCTCGGCGGCGCCGTCAGGGGTCTGCGCGTCGGCATTCCCAAGGAATACCGCCTTGACGGAATGCCGCGAGAAATTGAGGACTTATGGCAAAAGGGCATTCAATGGATGAAGGAAGCGGGGGCGACAACCGTCGATGTCTCGCTGCCTCACACCAAGTACGCCTTGCCCACCTATTACATCGTCGCCCCGGCGGAAGCCTCGTCCAATCTGGCCCGCTATGACGGCGTGCGCTACGGCCTGCGCGTCCCCGGCGATTCGCCGGACGACATGTACCAAAACACGCGGGGCCGGGGCTTCGGCAAAGAAGTGCGCCGCCGCATCCTTATCGGCACTTACGTTCTGAGCGCCGGGTTCTATGACGCCTACTACGCCAAGGCGCAAAAGTTGCGCACCCTGATCGCCGGGGATTTCAGCCGGGCCTTTACGCAGGCCGACGTGCTGCTGACGCCGACCGCCCCCTCGGAAGCCTTCCCCCTCGGCGACAAGACGGACGATCCCATCGCCATGTACCTGAACGACGTGTTCACCGTACCCGCCAGTCTGGCCGGTCTGCCCGGCATTTCAGTTCCGGCGGGCCTGGGCGGCGGCGGCC